A portion of the Streptomyces sp. YPW6 genome contains these proteins:
- a CDS encoding GNAT family N-acetyltransferase, with protein sequence MPTTAAPLPVTPPPFATARLDALPLEPAYAEEMAAVLADPVLYDFTGGEPPSRDALRVRYERQCAGSPEPGERWWNWVLRVRTAGEGDAEGAGGVAGEGTGRADGEPDDRSDADSAGQPAARIVGYVQATVRGPRAEIAWVIGTPWQGRGYAREAARGLAAHLASAGGVRELVAHIHPDHAASAGVAVAAGLGPTGEWEDGERRWAGNVPPPPMPQQ encoded by the coding sequence GTGCCGACGACCGCCGCTCCCCTGCCCGTCACCCCGCCGCCCTTCGCCACCGCCCGTCTCGACGCGCTCCCCCTCGAACCGGCGTACGCCGAGGAGATGGCGGCCGTCCTGGCGGACCCGGTGCTCTACGACTTCACCGGGGGCGAGCCGCCGTCGCGGGACGCGCTGCGGGTCCGGTACGAGCGCCAGTGCGCCGGGTCGCCGGAGCCGGGGGAGCGGTGGTGGAACTGGGTGCTCCGGGTCCGCACGGCCGGAGAAGGGGACGCAGAGGGGGCCGGAGGAGTCGCTGGAGAGGGGACCGGTCGGGCGGACGGGGAGCCGGACGACCGGTCGGATGCGGATTCGGCCGGGCAGCCGGCCGCGAGGATCGTCGGATACGTCCAGGCGACCGTGCGGGGTCCGCGCGCGGAGATCGCCTGGGTGATCGGAACGCCCTGGCAGGGCCGGGGGTACGCGCGCGAGGCCGCTCGGGGCCTGGCGGCCCACCTGGCCTCGGCCGGGGGCGTGCGGGAGCTCGTCGCCCACATCCACCCCGACCATGCCGCGTCCGCCGGGGTGGCGGTGGCGGCGGGCCTCGGCCCGACCGGGGAGTGGGAGGACGGCGAGCGGCGGTGGGCCGGGAACGTGCCGCCTCCCCCGATGCCACAGCAGTGA
- a CDS encoding PPOX class F420-dependent oxidoreductase, translated as MDASRELAPFVKQYAVLLSTRRQDGTSVGTPVNIAVEGDHAFIRTFSSAWKVERMRNHPQVEIAPCTVRGVPTGPRIRAHARLLRAGTKENTHAARMLSRKYPIVQGVLVPIAHRLKRDRTLHYEVWPVTDED; from the coding sequence ATGGACGCAAGCCGGGAGCTCGCTCCTTTCGTCAAGCAGTACGCGGTCCTGCTGAGCACCCGCCGGCAGGACGGGACCTCCGTCGGCACACCGGTCAACATCGCCGTCGAGGGCGATCACGCGTTCATCCGCACGTTCTCGTCCGCCTGGAAGGTCGAGCGGATGCGCAACCACCCGCAGGTGGAGATCGCGCCCTGCACGGTGCGGGGCGTCCCGACCGGACCACGGATCAGAGCGCACGCACGGCTGCTGCGGGCGGGCACGAAGGAGAACACGCACGCGGCGCGGATGCTGTCGCGCAAGTACCCGATCGTGCAGGGCGTGCTGGTCCCGATCGCGCACCGACTGAAGCGGGACCGGACGCTGCACTACGAGGTGTGGCCCGTGACGGACGAGGACTGA
- a CDS encoding GDSL-type esterase/lipase family protein — MAQVSIVTSQAGAVIGHDDAMRFLFVGDSMTIGHAGDFTWRYRMWQHLEAFPGLPYEIVGPRSTLYDAEANAPLSDAYADPSFPSAARRHLSGWGEGWLHMAPVIADAVRETEADVLLVSLGLIDLGFYTDAEQTAANARAFIEAARTANPRLRMVLLPVIPNIRAETDAPFAASCARFNELLAKAVADLDTPSSPLLLASRPPGYDIHTDTYDGTHPGPTGEHLLAAAFADAMHQAWGLGGPYARQDATVVPA, encoded by the coding sequence ATGGCACAAGTGTCCATCGTCACGTCGCAGGCCGGAGCCGTGATCGGCCATGATGACGCCATGCGTTTCCTCTTCGTCGGCGATTCCATGACCATCGGGCACGCCGGCGACTTCACCTGGCGCTACCGGATGTGGCAGCACCTGGAGGCGTTCCCCGGCCTCCCGTACGAGATCGTCGGCCCGCGCTCGACGCTGTACGACGCCGAGGCGAACGCTCCGCTCTCCGACGCGTACGCCGACCCGTCCTTCCCGTCCGCCGCCCGCCGCCATCTGTCCGGCTGGGGCGAGGGCTGGCTGCACATGGCCCCGGTGATCGCGGACGCGGTGCGCGAGACGGAGGCGGACGTCCTGCTGGTGTCGCTGGGCCTGATAGACCTCGGCTTCTACACGGACGCCGAGCAGACGGCGGCGAACGCCCGCGCGTTCATCGAGGCGGCGCGCACGGCGAACCCGCGTCTGCGGATGGTGCTGCTCCCGGTGATACCGAACATCCGGGCCGAGACGGACGCCCCGTTCGCCGCCTCCTGCGCCCGCTTCAACGAACTGCTGGCCAAGGCGGTGGCCGACCTCGACACCCCGTCCTCCCCCCTTCTGCTGGCCTCGCGCCCGCCGGGCTACGACATCCACACGGACACGTACGACGGCACGCACCCCGGCCCGACCGGCGAACACCTCCTGGCCGCCGCCTTCGCGGACGCCATGCACCAGGCGTGGGGGCTGGGCGGCCCGTACGCCCGGCAGGACGCGACGGTGGTCCCGGCCTGA
- a CDS encoding ATP-binding cassette domain-containing protein, whose protein sequence is MSASGYAVLAEGVVKRYQGKRALDGLDLAVRPGTVHGLLGPNGAGKTTAVRVLATLLRHDAGRAEVAGLDVAREPRRVRSRIGLTGQYAAVDEGITGRQNLEMFGRLFHLGNRRARERAGELLDRFGLTEAADRAATAYSGGMRRRLDLASSMILQPDVLFLDEPTTGLDPRSRGEVWEAVRALVAGGTTVLLTTQYLDEADRLASHVTVIDRGRAIADDTPDALKNRVGGDRIEVVAADPGDLGAVAKAVERVAGGGLVVTDTPARRVHAQVTDRVAALTDVVRSLQDDGIAVEDIGLRRPSLDDVFLRLTGHGTESHDAPEVAAA, encoded by the coding sequence ATGTCCGCGTCCGGGTACGCCGTGCTCGCCGAGGGTGTGGTGAAGCGGTACCAGGGGAAGCGGGCGCTCGACGGCCTCGACCTCGCCGTCCGCCCCGGCACCGTCCACGGCCTCCTCGGTCCGAACGGGGCCGGCAAGACCACCGCCGTGCGCGTCCTCGCCACCCTGCTGCGCCATGACGCGGGTCGGGCCGAGGTCGCCGGGCTCGACGTGGCGCGCGAACCCCGCCGCGTACGGAGCCGGATCGGGCTCACCGGCCAGTACGCGGCCGTCGACGAGGGGATCACCGGGCGGCAGAACCTGGAGATGTTCGGGCGCCTCTTCCACCTGGGCAACCGCCGGGCCCGGGAGCGCGCCGGGGAGCTGCTGGACCGGTTCGGCCTGACCGAGGCGGCCGACAGGGCCGCCACGGCGTACAGCGGCGGCATGCGGCGCCGGCTCGACCTGGCCTCCTCGATGATCCTCCAGCCCGACGTGCTCTTCCTGGACGAGCCGACGACCGGGCTCGACCCGCGCAGCCGGGGCGAGGTCTGGGAGGCGGTCCGGGCGCTGGTGGCGGGCGGTACGACGGTGCTGCTGACCACGCAGTACCTCGACGAGGCGGACCGGCTCGCCTCGCACGTCACCGTCATCGACCGGGGGCGGGCCATCGCCGACGACACCCCGGACGCGCTGAAGAACCGGGTCGGCGGCGACCGGATCGAGGTCGTCGCCGCCGACCCGGGGGACCTCGGCGCAGTGGCGAAGGCCGTCGAGCGGGTGGCCGGGGGCGGGCTCGTCGTCACCGACACCCCCGCCCGCCGGGTGCACGCCCAGGTCACCGACCGGGTGGCCGCGCTCACCGACGTGGTCCGGAGCCTCCAGGACGACGGCATCGCGGTGGAGGACATCGGGCTGCGCCGGCCGAGCCTGGACGACGTGTTCCTGCGGCTGACGGGCCACGGCACCGAGAGTCACGACGCCCCGGAGGTGGCGGCGGCATGA
- a CDS encoding Uma2 family endonuclease, with product MSASAVEHPCDGEPEFSLLDSANELSDQLPGRRVEIIGGVITVAPSPDGPHADALTTLALLFGAAGLHGQESRILQGAGLWLPSGPYDYAIPDLALVDADYRDHQAENATYDPSVFRLVLEVTSGNYQNDLRNKVTAYAQAKIPVYVILDRKHSRVHVLTEPLAGGYDNHQVYAPGQTVTLPDSIGAEVSLDVEELVRAGSPKR from the coding sequence ATGTCTGCATCAGCAGTCGAGCACCCCTGTGACGGTGAGCCGGAATTCTCGCTGCTGGACAGCGCCAACGAACTGTCCGATCAGCTCCCGGGTCGCCGCGTCGAGATCATCGGAGGCGTCATCACCGTGGCCCCGTCCCCGGACGGCCCGCACGCCGACGCACTGACCACACTCGCGCTCCTTTTCGGAGCCGCGGGGCTCCACGGCCAGGAGTCCAGAATCCTTCAGGGGGCCGGTCTCTGGCTGCCCAGTGGCCCCTATGACTATGCCATCCCCGATCTGGCGCTCGTCGACGCGGACTACAGAGACCATCAGGCCGAGAACGCCACCTACGACCCCAGCGTCTTCCGTCTTGTGCTGGAGGTCACCTCCGGGAACTACCAGAACGATCTCCGCAACAAGGTCACGGCCTATGCCCAGGCCAAGATCCCGGTCTACGTCATCCTCGACCGCAAGCACAGCCGGGTCCACGTCCTGACCGAACCGCTCGCCGGTGGTTACGACAACCACCAGGTCTACGCGCCCGGTCAAACGGTCACCCTCCCCGACTCCATCGGCGCCGAAGTCTCCCTGGACGTCGAAGAACTCGTGCGGGCGGGCAGCCCGAAACGCTGA
- a CDS encoding esterase-like activity of phytase family protein, producing MRLYPTGPAGRAATALAASLTVLVPLFAGAGAAVADDGRPDRDFTIEDPRITESSGLAASRVHPGVYWTHNDSDDGPYVFAVDSRTGKTLATITMRGVGEPRDVEGISLGPDGALYVGDIGDNLDGSWSHVWIYRFPEPKELRDATVDAVQYDVKYADGPRNAEALMVHPKTGRVYIASKNEDGGGLYEGPAKLTTGAVNTFRRVGEVPWVTDGAFSPDGKRLVLRSYFSAREYAFEDGRLGEDRPVAAPFQRQAESVTYTADGAALMFGSEGARSGVVRVEVEGGGSGDGGREQGKPSGSAGGEAGDQGGGEADEGRGGVGLGAAIVVGAGVLWLALRRKRGQG from the coding sequence ATGCGCCTGTATCCGACCGGGCCGGCCGGCCGCGCCGCCACCGCTCTCGCCGCCTCCCTCACGGTGCTCGTCCCGCTGTTCGCCGGGGCCGGTGCCGCCGTCGCCGACGACGGGCGGCCCGACCGTGACTTCACGATCGAGGACCCCCGGATCACCGAGTCCAGCGGCCTCGCCGCCAGCCGCGTCCACCCCGGCGTCTACTGGACGCACAACGACAGCGACGACGGCCCCTACGTCTTCGCCGTCGACTCCCGCACCGGGAAGACCCTCGCGACGATCACCATGCGGGGGGTGGGGGAGCCGCGCGACGTCGAGGGCATCTCGCTGGGGCCCGACGGCGCCCTCTACGTCGGCGACATCGGGGACAACCTGGACGGGTCGTGGAGCCACGTCTGGATCTACCGGTTCCCCGAGCCGAAGGAGCTGCGCGACGCCACCGTCGACGCCGTCCAGTACGACGTGAAGTACGCCGACGGGCCCCGCAACGCCGAGGCGCTGATGGTCCACCCGAAGACCGGCCGCGTCTACATCGCCTCCAAGAACGAGGACGGCGGCGGCCTCTACGAAGGGCCCGCGAAGCTGACCACCGGGGCCGTGAACACCTTCCGGCGGGTCGGCGAGGTGCCGTGGGTCACGGACGGGGCCTTCTCGCCCGACGGGAAGCGGCTGGTGCTGCGCTCGTACTTCAGCGCCCGCGAGTACGCCTTCGAGGACGGCCGCCTGGGCGAGGACCGGCCGGTCGCCGCGCCGTTCCAGCGACAGGCGGAGTCGGTGACGTACACGGCGGACGGTGCGGCCCTGATGTTCGGCTCGGAGGGGGCGCGGAGCGGCGTCGTCCGGGTGGAGGTGGAAGGCGGCGGCTCCGGGGACGGCGGCCGGGAGCAGGGGAAGCCCTCCGGGAGCGCCGGCGGCGAAGCCGGTGACCAGGGCGGCGGCGAGGCGGACGAGGGCAGGGGCGGTGTCGGGCTCGGTGCGGCGATCGTCGTCGGCGCGGGTGTCCTGTGGCTCGCGCTCCGGCGGAAGCGGGGGCAGGGGTAG
- a CDS encoding class I SAM-dependent methyltransferase yields the protein MTTPDLSSDFLHATRTSYDAMAPAYADFARGELAAKPLERALLRAFAELAAAGGGLPVADVGCGTGRVTGYLHGLGRGLDVFGIDLSPQMVAVARQEHPGLRFEEGSMLALDLPDASLGGLLAWYSTIHVPDEELPRAFAEFHRVLAPGGHVQLGFQVGDEPLRLTDAWGLEVSLVFHRRQPERVAGLLREAGLEVVSRVWRERETDGPFPERAPQGFVLARRPVVSGGCDDGDNSATD from the coding sequence ATGACCACCCCTGACCTGTCGTCCGACTTCCTGCACGCCACCCGGACCTCGTACGACGCCATGGCCCCCGCCTACGCCGACTTCGCCCGCGGCGAGCTGGCGGCCAAGCCCTTGGAGCGTGCGCTGTTACGTGCGTTCGCGGAACTGGCGGCGGCGGGCGGCGGCCTCCCCGTGGCCGATGTCGGCTGCGGAACGGGCCGGGTGACCGGGTATCTCCACGGACTCGGCCGGGGACTGGACGTGTTCGGGATCGACCTCTCCCCGCAGATGGTCGCGGTGGCGCGGCAGGAGCATCCCGGGCTGCGCTTCGAGGAGGGCTCCATGCTCGCCCTCGACCTGCCGGACGCGTCGCTGGGCGGGCTGCTCGCCTGGTACTCGACGATCCACGTCCCGGACGAGGAACTGCCGCGCGCCTTCGCGGAGTTCCACCGCGTGCTCGCCCCGGGCGGCCACGTGCAGCTGGGCTTCCAGGTCGGTGACGAGCCGCTGCGGCTGACGGATGCCTGGGGCCTGGAGGTGTCGCTCGTCTTCCACCGGCGGCAGCCCGAGCGGGTGGCCGGACTGCTGCGGGAAGCGGGCCTGGAGGTGGTGTCCCGGGTGTGGCGGGAGCGGGAGACGGACGGTCCGTTCCCGGAGCGGGCGCCGCAGGGGTTCGTCCTGGCGCGCAGGCCGGTTGTCAGTGGCGGCTGTGACGATGGGGACAACAGCGCAACGGACTGA
- a CDS encoding DUF4259 domain-containing protein: MGAWDIGHFDNDTAADFGGRVDDAEPGKKADVLRDILASVAGTGPEEYVDGGEEAVAAAALVAAQCPGGAPVTTPYGPKNPLPPLPADLRPLAVRALDRLTAKNAEPLDLWADAGADREWLAGIAALRAVLAAA; this comes from the coding sequence ATGGGCGCCTGGGACATCGGCCACTTCGACAACGACACCGCGGCCGACTTCGGCGGCCGGGTCGACGACGCGGAGCCGGGGAAGAAGGCGGACGTGCTCCGCGACATCCTGGCCTCGGTCGCGGGCACCGGCCCCGAGGAGTACGTGGACGGAGGGGAGGAGGCGGTGGCCGCCGCCGCGCTGGTCGCCGCCCAGTGTCCCGGCGGCGCCCCCGTCACCACGCCGTACGGCCCGAAGAACCCGCTGCCGCCGCTGCCGGCCGATCTGCGCCCGCTGGCCGTCCGGGCCCTGGACCGCCTCACCGCGAAGAACGCCGAGCCGCTGGACCTGTGGGCGGACGCCGGGGCGGACCGGGAGTGGCTGGCGGGGATAGCGGCGCTGCGGGCGGTACTGGCAGCGGCGTGA
- a CDS encoding TetR/AcrR family transcriptional regulator, producing MADSWTVQRTGPGDAARTQAREQLLEAARELYGVNGYRATAEHDVCEAAGVPVEMLRQEYGSREGLLIALHNRVTTTGLRAAERALLTEGIDECPIEERVRLLFDAYVEAVTSDPREARVTFVEVLGVSAVVDEHCKLWRALWTEFLTGEAERAVDRGEAEDRDHRVDVMVMVGTVHELMAHHARRSRRARPGEVSGELTQLALTMLGSQRSG from the coding sequence GTGGCGGACAGCTGGACGGTTCAGCGGACCGGGCCCGGGGACGCCGCGCGCACGCAGGCGCGGGAACAACTTCTGGAAGCGGCCAGGGAGCTGTACGGCGTCAACGGATACCGGGCGACGGCCGAGCACGACGTGTGCGAGGCGGCCGGGGTGCCGGTCGAGATGCTGCGCCAGGAGTACGGGTCACGGGAGGGGCTGCTCATCGCCCTCCACAACCGGGTCACGACGACCGGGCTGCGGGCCGCGGAGCGCGCCCTGCTGACCGAGGGCATCGACGAGTGCCCGATCGAGGAGCGGGTCCGGCTGCTGTTCGACGCGTACGTGGAGGCCGTCACCAGCGATCCGCGCGAGGCCCGCGTGACGTTCGTCGAAGTGCTGGGCGTGAGCGCCGTGGTGGACGAGCACTGCAAGCTCTGGCGGGCGCTGTGGACGGAGTTCCTGACGGGCGAGGCGGAGCGGGCGGTGGACCGGGGCGAGGCGGAGGACCGGGACCACCGGGTCGACGTGATGGTGATGGTCGGCACGGTCCACGAACTCATGGCCCATCACGCCCGCCGCAGCCGCCGGGCCCGCCCCGGCGAGGTCTCGGGCGAACTGACCCAGCTGGCCCTGACGATGCTGGGGTCGCAGCGGAGCGGGTGA
- a CDS encoding ABC transporter permease, translating to MTTRERDPATTGVRRSTGGPDRRPDLDHGLARWAVVDCWNITRRTLTHYQRRPAAIVWQLGFPILSLLLYGYVFGSAMRVPGGGDYREFLMPGMFAMTMAMGFMNTAVAVVTDASKGVVDRFRSMPMAPSAFASGRGAADLVVAAAELAILAVTALLVGWRADGGATGALGAFGLLLLLRFSLIWVGVWLGMLVPTPEAAGGLYAVAFPLTMISSTFVSPSLMPDWLGFVASWNPLSSTATATRELFGNPVAGGGTWIEEHALPMAVVWPLVITLVFLPLAVRRFQRLSR from the coding sequence ATGACGACCCGCGAACGCGATCCCGCGACGACCGGCGTGCGCCGCTCCACGGGCGGCCCCGACCGCCGCCCCGACCTCGACCACGGCCTCGCCCGCTGGGCCGTCGTCGACTGCTGGAACATCACCCGCCGCACCCTGACCCACTACCAACGGCGGCCGGCCGCGATCGTCTGGCAGCTCGGCTTCCCGATCCTCTCCCTGCTGCTGTACGGGTACGTCTTCGGCAGCGCGATGAGGGTGCCCGGGGGCGGGGACTACCGGGAGTTCCTGATGCCCGGCATGTTCGCGATGACCATGGCCATGGGCTTCATGAACACCGCCGTGGCCGTCGTCACCGACGCCTCGAAGGGGGTCGTCGACCGCTTCCGGTCCATGCCGATGGCCCCGTCCGCGTTCGCCTCCGGGCGCGGGGCGGCCGACCTGGTGGTGGCCGCCGCCGAGCTCGCCATCCTGGCCGTCACCGCCCTGCTCGTCGGCTGGCGCGCGGACGGCGGCGCGACGGGCGCGCTCGGGGCGTTCGGGCTGCTCCTGCTGCTGCGGTTCAGCCTGATCTGGGTCGGCGTCTGGCTCGGCATGCTGGTCCCCACCCCGGAGGCGGCGGGCGGGCTGTACGCGGTCGCCTTCCCCCTCACGATGATCTCCAGCACCTTCGTCTCACCGTCCCTGATGCCGGACTGGCTCGGCTTCGTCGCCTCCTGGAACCCGCTCTCCTCGACCGCGACGGCGACGCGCGAACTGTTCGGCAACCCGGTGGCGGGCGGCGGGACCTGGATCGAGGAGCACGCGTTGCCGATGGCGGTGGTGTGGCCGCTGGTGATCACGCTGGTGTTCCTGCCACTGGCGGTCCGCCGCTTCCAGCGCTTGAGCCGGTGA
- a CDS encoding TetR/AcrR family transcriptional regulator, whose amino-acid sequence MTNDGTTAGAASKADGPATASGDIARSLELLWGTGERPSRGPRPGLSLDRIVTTAVAVADAEGLAAVSMRRLSTELGTGTMSLYRYVPGKAELLDLMFDRVLGEPFADHPGEPPADWREAIDRMARGHLETLRRHPWLLKINQARTVLGPSALRGLELALTGLRGMGLRDPELIGVIIAVNSFVEGLARTQADAAEAVAQTGLSDEAFWDSQRPYLERAMLSGAYPMMAGMAEDTFSPGFDQFTFGLQRLIAGFDALVRERAAERAASRT is encoded by the coding sequence ATGACGAACGACGGAACGACAGCCGGGGCAGCGTCGAAGGCGGACGGACCGGCCACCGCGAGCGGCGACATCGCGCGCAGCCTGGAGCTGCTGTGGGGCACCGGCGAACGCCCCAGCCGCGGCCCCAGGCCGGGCCTCTCCCTGGACCGGATCGTCACCACCGCCGTCGCCGTCGCGGACGCGGAGGGGCTGGCCGCCGTCTCGATGCGCCGCCTCTCCACCGAGCTGGGCACGGGCACGATGTCGCTCTACCGGTACGTCCCCGGCAAGGCCGAGCTGCTGGACCTGATGTTCGACCGGGTCCTCGGCGAACCCTTCGCCGACCACCCCGGCGAGCCCCCCGCCGACTGGCGCGAGGCGATCGACCGGATGGCCCGGGGCCACCTGGAGACCCTGCGCCGCCACCCCTGGCTCCTCAAGATCAACCAGGCGCGTACGGTGCTCGGCCCCAGCGCCCTGCGCGGACTGGAGCTCGCGCTCACGGGGCTGCGGGGCATGGGGCTGCGGGACCCCGAGCTGATCGGCGTGATCATCGCGGTGAACAGCTTCGTGGAGGGCCTCGCCCGCACCCAGGCCGACGCGGCGGAGGCGGTGGCGCAGACCGGGCTGAGCGACGAGGCGTTCTGGGACAGCCAGCGGCCCTACCTGGAGCGGGCCATGCTGAGCGGCGCGTACCCGATGATGGCGGGCATGGCGGAGGACACCTTCAGCCCCGGCTTCGACCAGTTCACCTTCGGACTGCAACGGCTGATCGCCGGTTTCGACGCACTGGTCCGGGAGCGGGCCGCGGAACGGGCGGCGTCCCGAACATGA
- a CDS encoding right-handed parallel beta-helix repeat-containing protein, with the protein MDRRALMLAAGGLLGGAGAAQVLAAGPAAAEPVPPTVVFDVREHGAVGDGVADDTAAFRHALTLARAVPGGGATLLVPPGSYALGESLLLGPGMTVQAHGARLFRTGNTSALIKNYTGGMPEVAAYEGAGNISVFGGTWDMRGSQFTSTCPAFVFTHADGFTVRDVTVLDVPRAHAIELNAVRRARIVDCLFDGVYAGTGTPAVPNRLEAVQITAATGAANLPAPAFDGTPCADVLITGCVMRNSRSTNAPYDALCGDHYVAPAGAPAAHRRPHRNIRVLANRVESSGAYGVRATDWAQSVIADNTIEAAAITGIYVSSGSGIPLADISVTGNTILGAGSGGGIVVSNTSAGQNSSVAVSGNLVRATDGETGIYVSRTDGATITGNVVATTRHPSGGNCQGIQIQRSPHALITGNHLSAVEGDGIGVDTESTDALIAQNTVLGATRNGISVASSEAAVRDNRITGAGTGGDAGSYAIRIGGNAVNVSVRGNVARVGQDGGAEAGIGVMAGSQGAWVTGNDLRGWGTAVRDRGTGTVADGNLG; encoded by the coding sequence ATGGACAGACGCGCCCTGATGCTGGCCGCCGGCGGACTCCTCGGTGGTGCGGGTGCCGCGCAGGTGCTGGCCGCAGGCCCGGCCGCCGCCGAGCCGGTCCCGCCCACGGTCGTCTTCGACGTACGGGAGCACGGCGCGGTCGGGGACGGCGTGGCCGACGACACCGCCGCCTTCCGCCACGCGCTGACTCTCGCGCGGGCCGTGCCCGGCGGCGGGGCGACGCTGCTGGTGCCGCCCGGCTCGTACGCGCTGGGGGAGTCCCTGCTGCTCGGGCCCGGCATGACCGTACAGGCGCACGGGGCCCGGCTGTTCCGTACGGGCAACACCTCGGCCCTCATCAAGAACTACACCGGTGGCATGCCCGAGGTCGCCGCGTACGAGGGTGCCGGGAACATATCCGTCTTCGGCGGTACGTGGGACATGCGCGGCAGCCAGTTCACCTCGACGTGCCCCGCCTTCGTGTTCACGCACGCGGACGGGTTCACCGTCCGGGACGTCACCGTTCTCGACGTCCCGCGGGCACACGCGATCGAGCTCAACGCCGTGCGCCGGGCCCGGATCGTCGACTGCCTCTTCGACGGCGTGTACGCCGGGACCGGAACTCCGGCCGTACCGAACCGGCTGGAGGCCGTCCAGATCACCGCCGCGACCGGTGCGGCCAACCTGCCCGCACCGGCCTTCGACGGCACGCCCTGCGCCGATGTCCTCATCACCGGCTGCGTGATGCGCAACTCCCGTTCCACCAACGCCCCGTACGACGCGCTCTGCGGGGATCACTACGTCGCACCCGCCGGTGCGCCCGCCGCGCACCGGCGGCCGCACCGGAACATCCGCGTGCTGGCCAACCGCGTGGAGAGCAGCGGAGCCTACGGTGTACGCGCCACCGACTGGGCCCAGTCGGTGATCGCCGACAACACGATCGAGGCGGCCGCGATCACCGGCATCTACGTCAGCTCCGGTTCGGGTATCCCGCTCGCGGACATCTCCGTCACCGGCAACACGATTCTCGGCGCGGGCTCCGGCGGCGGGATCGTCGTGTCCAACACGTCCGCCGGACAGAACAGTTCGGTGGCCGTCAGCGGCAATCTCGTCCGTGCCACGGACGGCGAGACGGGGATCTACGTCAGCCGGACGGACGGGGCGACGATCACCGGCAACGTCGTCGCCACCACCCGGCACCCGTCCGGCGGGAACTGCCAGGGCATCCAGATACAGCGGTCCCCGCACGCGTTGATCACCGGCAACCACCTGTCGGCCGTCGAAGGCGACGGCATCGGCGTCGACACCGAATCGACCGACGCCCTCATCGCCCAGAACACCGTGCTCGGCGCGACCCGCAACGGCATCTCGGTGGCCTCCTCCGAGGCCGCCGTCCGCGACAACCGGATCACCGGCGCGGGCACGGGCGGAGACGCCGGGAGCTACGCGATCCGGATCGGCGGCAACGCGGTCAACGTATCGGTCCGGGGCAACGTCGCCCGCGTCGGCCAGGACGGCGGCGCCGAGGCCGGTATCGGCGTGATGGCCGGCAGCCAAGGAGCCTGGGTCACCGGCAACGACCTGCGGGGATGGGGAACAGCCGTCCGCGACCGGGGCACGGGGACGGTGGCCGACGGCAACCTCGGCTGA